One Thermincola ferriacetica DNA segment encodes these proteins:
- a CDS encoding Hsp20/alpha crystallin family protein: MNSFNPFDGQNFNPFDVLKERNIPSVSMWFEQMKQFPWLEKYINDILGPNFWRQITGGKQQSFSSKTEVFETSDEVIVKLPIPGLEKTTDIRVKLSGVTLWIEASPPANIVELDHDRIKLHKDAEPVSPRKISHTVKLPAPVNYLDAKAIYKSGTLEIRLPKEFNSEDTHDIRVNFL; encoded by the coding sequence ATGAACAGTTTTAATCCTTTTGATGGTCAAAATTTTAATCCCTTTGATGTATTAAAGGAAAGAAATATACCTAGTGTTTCTATGTGGTTTGAACAAATGAAACAATTCCCATGGCTGGAAAAATACATAAACGATATACTGGGACCCAATTTTTGGCGTCAAATTACCGGAGGAAAACAGCAATCTTTTTCCTCCAAAACAGAAGTATTCGAAACTTCCGACGAAGTTATTGTTAAATTACCGATACCGGGTCTCGAAAAAACGACGGATATAAGGGTTAAGTTAAGCGGAGTAACTTTGTGGATTGAAGCAAGTCCACCGGCAAATATTGTTGAACTTGACCATGACAGGATAAAACTGCACAAGGATGCCGAACCTGTCTCGCCGCGGAAAATATCGCACACTGTGAAATTACCGGCACCGGTAAATTATCTTGATGCTAAAGCCATCTATAAATCCGGCACTCTGGAAATTAGATTGCCTAAGGAATTCAATTCGGAAGACACGCATGATATCAGAGTAAATTTTCTGTAA